CGATTACAGCCTCAGATAGGATTGATTACAGCCTTTAACCTTTTCTTAAAACTACCAGATGCAATCATTGTTAAAAAGCGTTACGACTGATACCTAACAGTAATGGACACTTTTGTAGCACAAGAAGTTCTTACACCTTCTAACTCTATACATCAACATACACACAAAAATAGAGCAAATTTAGAACCCTGCCAACgccataaaatttcaatatttcaatttacaCCTTCTATCCATATAtgttatcgttttttttctaaataagtaTGGTCTCTCTCAAGGGATATAATATGTTGATCACAATTAATTAATAATTATGAACAAATCCGGGCAGATTAATCAATAGTCTTTGGAAAACGCCAGCTTCGAACAGGGTGGTACATATCCGATACCTTCGGTATCTTCGGTTACCTTCAACATGACTAGCTCGTATGTTATAACAGTTCCAGCCATCTGCAACCAAATTGTTCAATGTTTAAACGAAGAAAAATTATCAACCGATGTTGAACATACCGCTAACATAGTTTGTTTCGTAAGGCTGAAGAATCCCATTCCCGACAGTGCCACCTGTTGCGTTCTCAGCTGATTGGTAAATCTGTCCAACTCCAAGCACCAGCCTGCATTCGGTACTCTCAGTAACATTCTTAACGAGCATTTCGATGTTTCATTCACCATCGCTGCGCTATACAAAACAGCTACGGTCTTGAAGATCATGTAAACCAAACTGTACCAATTTTTAATCAGCTTTGGAATGTTTTGTGCTCGCCTGAAATATTAGAAGGTTACGGTTGTTGTTCTATACatgaaaaacagaagaaaattgtttCTACCAGGAGATTGTCACCAGATGAAAGCAAATCAGATAGAGATTTGTGCCACAGGAAAATATGACAAGTGGTGCCAGAAGGTTGCTGGATGCCTCTACTAGATTGCATATTAACAGATACTGCTTACGAATTTCGATCCAAAACTGCTCTCCGACTATAGAAATGCCTCCGTGGAACAAATCCAGCTTAGTGTTAAAGCGTTGAAAGTAAACCGATAGCGATACGCTTACTAATATTATTGTCAGATCAACACATGTCCAGGTCATCGTTAGCGCTAAGTtacaaaactgttgaaaaaagttagttttttactTGAATGTCTCTTGCATTGTGAATTGAGATACAAACCTCGAAAAACAGGAGTATAAATATGTTGAATCGCATGGTTTTGGGAACAAACGAATAATGTCGATTGGCGAAGTATCGAAGGAAATTACTAACATCCCAATGGCAGTACACCGCTTCTTCGTACTGGGAAACACCGTCGCTAGTTTTTGCTAGCAAATGTTCAACTGTAgtgaaaattcatttaaagtTAAGGACAAATAAATAGATTAAACAAATTCGGAAAGATCGAATGATTCACTTACAAAATCCAGCAATAATGAATATAGCAGTTAACAATCGGACAATCGAGGACAGTTGCGTTCCAGAAACCAATCGTTCATTTACCAAGCTACGATCATAAAGCTCCCACCTTACAGCTAAAGGACGCCATTTTCGTGCAAGATTGATCATCAGGAACATACTGATTACCGTTGTTCCGTAAAACACTATCCCAATCGTATTGATAGCATTGGCCCCCACCTTGTCCAGACGTTCGAGTTCGATGTAAAACATAACGATGCCAACGGTAATAATTAAGAGGGAAAATATGGTTCTGAAACTGGTCCATTTGAAACGTAGATCGAGTGGATCTCTTTTGCGGATTCCCATGACCGGAAAGATTCCGAAAAGTTGAAAAGCTACGAACGCCGAAACCATGGACATGTTAAACTTTGCCATCTTACCGAGTGAATGGACTATTCCGAGAAGTAATTTGCGGAACATTTACTGATAGTTTCAGTTGCTGAGATATTTTCGAAAATGATGGATTGGCATTCATATGTTTAGCTCAGTTGCGAAAATTCGCAGGATTTGCAAAACCAGCAGGCACATTAAGGCGggctttcataatttttaacgtGGGAAGACAGGGTGAAATGCAACCATCTTCAAATTgcgttttttaatattaaaccaACGCAGGCAATGTGGTCTCATGTTCATTTATTTACATgggaaataaacaaattataatatttaGTATTTGATCGGACATTCAAAGTCTTTAAGATCGATGAAGGCAATCGATATCGTAAAGGGGTTACCCTTCCATCCCCACTGCCCGTGTTCTTTGGACGCTTTTTGAGGCTTATAACAGACACAGTTGcatattttttgttaacttatataacttttttttctgttgttaaGAAAAGGTCATAAAGAAATACGATGAAATCGAGCTGTTAGCCAAAAGACTTCTCgtgattgaattgaaaacaaaaaatgggaaatggaaacaaaaatcCGATTTGGCCGAAAGGCCATCATGGTCAAAGCGTTTGTATGGGCTCTCTATTTCGAAAATCAGTAGAACAGTTTATAAGTTATGATCTAAATAtgaaactttagaaaaaaaaaagtactctCTCACGGTAGGCATAAGAATATCCTTCATGGAGATTCGAGAGTTTGCGCCCGAGCCGTTCACCGGCTCAGTGATGGATAAGCTACCGGTGGGCGATCAAagttgcacatttggcgaccgacaGGACAgttttacaaactttttttttggcattaattcatcatcaacgttacagttgccGGATcgtatttgaaaaacttattcggtacaactgtgttcgatgtttaaagggtgatacggtcaaaatttggtcaatatcaacttgacgtatttctttcaattttgcatttaaaaaacctgaacacccctcattttgaaggtgtgtgtgtagaatgttgcttctattttgattttggaattcactctgcAGTTgttaaaatgccgtccaaggaagaagagcagcgtatcaaaatttttctcgcgcatcgcgaaaatccgagctactctcacgcaaatatggcaaaatcgctaaaagtttccaaatccatCCATccaaagtgtttggggaacgtttatcgacagccaggaagtctggatcggggggaaatcgaaaaccggaagccgctgagacgataaAGAgcgttgccggtagtttcaagcgaaaccctaacctctctctccgagatgccgcaaataagctgggtgtatcgtctacaaccgtgcatcgagccaaaaaacgagccggactatcgatttacaagaaggtagtgactccaaatcacgatgataaacaaaatacgacggccaacgCGCGATCCCGGCGGCTGTACTCGACGaagctgacgaagtttgactgcgtggtaatggacgacgaaagctaggccaaagccgactacaagcagcttccgggacaggagttttatacggcaaaaggaaggggaaaggtagcagatattttcaagcacatgaaactgtcaaagttcgcgaagaaatatctggtttggcaagccatctgtacctgtgggttgaacagcattttcatagcttccgggtcgcaaccaagaaatttacgtgaacaAACGTccgctgcctttcctgaagaaacatggttgttctgtactgttttggccggatttggcatcttgccattaagGTAAAAAgacgccaacaacgtgcaggtggttcccaaggacaagaaccctcccaacacgccagagctccgcccaattgagaaatactgggctattatcaagcggaacctaaagatgacaaaaaaactgctaaggacgagcagcagttcaaggcaaactggctttctgcggcgaagaaggtggacaaggtggctgtacaaaatctgatggcaggggttaagcgtaaggcccggcaattcgaatttggaaaagcggaagcctaactgaatatttttcctgaatttaatactaattaaatttgaaaaaaaatttgtttgatttttaaataaacgatttcaccgattaacacgcattttcccttgaccaaattttgacggtatcaccctttacactTGGGcacgaactcgcggacatcggctcaggagacaccagacttgccaactgagatatatcacaagcccaaagaAATGTAAATATGGTAAGCTTGATAAGTtgtgaaaacaattaaaatgcgagttgggaggaccgtaTAGATGACAGAACAGCACGTGAGGTCTGCTGTAGTGTGTTGGGAGAACCACTTGAATTGAATGAGAATAATTAATGCGAGCTGGGAGGACCGCCGCAATAGTTAAGAATTGTGAGTTGGGAGAACCGCAATAGCAGTTTGAAGATTGCGAGTTGGGGAGGACCACAGAAACAAATTGCGaattgcgtgttgggaggaccgcataaACATTTggacccctttggctctgagggcgtAAATTCGTGTATGCGTGTTAGTGGACCGCAAAAAAATCTTTGCGAGTTGGAAGAATCGCATTAACAGTTTGAGATGGTACGACCCCAATAAAGAAACGCTTATTTGAAATGAGCTCAAACAAGCAGTTTATGTCGAAAGAACATAATGagaatataaataatgttaaatttcaaaagCGCTATCCGCTAATGCcgtgaaacaaaaacaaattgaaatatttcaatcgtACAACTGAAGGTGGAAAAAGAGAAGAATGGGTagaaaaatacacacaaaataattaagaaatcattttttgggatttttcacgtaaactgaTATTTTGTTGCCTCATTtcgattctacgtgaatctTGTAGTAACCAGAACTTTTCAAGTGCGCCCTGGTAGTAACCACTTTACTTTCACATAACTGCCTcttgaatttcacgtaaattttaaTTGGATGCTTTCATTCGGTTTCAAAgtatttattttcctttttaacgaatagtcaccgttgattgaTTATTATATGCTAGTTTAATGTCATTTGCGGTGAACgttataatgaaaaattattgataaaagaattacagataggaaagaaatgacggatagataaagcagatgcttattagaagaaaaatttataggtgttgaaaattggtccgattgggaagcacgtgcttcaccaatccatcgggttggatgtatgggtgaacgtaattgcgcctctcgctattacttctcacttctcacagCCATCCAATTGTCTAGAACGCATCTTTGAAGCCTTGCcgtaaaatatgctcttggctcaattttttaacacccataaattttcttctaataagcatctgctttatctatccgtcatttcttTCCTATCtataattcttctatcaagaattttttcattataacgttcaccgcaatgccattaaacctTATCAGTGATTAAACTAGCATATAATAGTATTTATTTTTCCCTCAAATTCTCATAAGAATAAGATCATTCAGTTGACTTTGTTcgtttttggggaaaaaatgtttgagaaagtttgttttttttctcgagctAGGACCACACCGAAAACCGCGAATTCTGTCTGTCTGCCTCAGAGATTATTTGGAAGGTGAGTTGTCACAATATTCGGGATTTGTGTATTCGTTGATCTTGGACAGTGAAATTCTTCTTTCCTAaccaaataaattgttttttttttaggcaTACGATACATCCTTTTGCAGAAGGTTGGTTGTTAAATTTTCGGAGATCCTGACGGAACCGAGTGCAATTCAGAGATAACAAAACGACGAATTCTTGACTGATCTCCTCAAGGTAACTTATTTACtacatatttataaaattcatttttatttattccattttttttgttatttcttcaaGGTTACAGGGCAATCCGGGCCGGAATGCGGATCGTTGCAGATTTTTTGTGAATGATGCTGTTGTGATTGTATTGGgcgaaaaagttttgaataaactttatttaaaaaggtttttttgtttttattcaaatcaaaatataaagaaaCACAAAAGAAACGAGCAAATCGACCTAAATTACATTTCAATACTAAACGAATTTCACGAATATTTCATCATAACATCAAGTCATACTCACTTAAAAATCAAGTAGATTTTAGTTGATGTTCATTATGTATCGATTCTTTTAGAGGCGAGTTTACATATTTATTCcgtagcatctacgtgaaaTTCAAGTGGATAAAAAttgtgtagtttttcacgtagccgatacgtgcagattattttgcgtgtagctCTCTCAACTTCGACGAACAAAAGTTGAATCGAGCTGTGAGAGCATGATAAGCGAATATGCTTGAGCTTTGGCGCGTTCGCTAGAGTGCGATGCCTGAAAGCTGTAAGGAAAATAACGTGCTGAATGTATAAAGCGTAGTTGCCTATGTGCCCAGCGATTCAGAGTTGAGTTAAAATCCAAATGTAGTGTTTCAAAAATGAACAATGTCCCTAGTTTCCAACTACTAATCTCACCATATATAAGCAATCAATCTTCCAGCAAAccattaaattttctcaaaaaaaaaatttaaataaaaaaaaaactaagaaaatatgTAGataatgtgattaaaaaaaaaccaaaaaattttaatcaacaattaaataaaactttcttacaaggttgtaaaaaaataatgggCCAATTAATTAAAAGACTTTTCCGTCAACTGAAATGTGGGAAGCCTGAACTCACTGTATTGAGGAATAAAACGCTTGTTACTGGAGTCCCAATAAAATACTCGTTCTAGGTATATTAGAATAAGTTTTGACATGATAAATGCGTTAAAAAGAGATCAGCTACGAAAGTTGAGTGAAATGCGTTTCTAAGCACTTTTTATGGTTTCATTAATATTGATCGGACGGAACgacacaaaatttttgttatttttttttttctttccaagaaGAAGAGTCATGTGTGGGGCGCCAATTTATTGACTGCcaccaaatttgtatgggaaatttaaaacctgtgaatgttatgcgctgcaggataaaattgatcctaggcctactacaagatctcatgccaaatttgggcctgatcggatcacggaaaggggtcgctcaacgagcctcaaGTTGGTAttagattttgagacattttgttcgggaggaacatgaaaaaacaagtttttcatgaataactttgccTTTggctgatttttttgaaaacggttttttctaaaagcctaaacttggctgtgtggtggcggcttatagaatactaccactgggatactggtccacgtcgtaaaaggcgacttatccagtacttcccatatgcgttagtcattcttcaaatgcgactatcacattgggaggggggaaccttggcttggttcgcaagccaagtttcttcagggaggattcacccaattgtgcttattgctattattgcgcatgcacgagttgtattctcctaaattttgtaaaacacccgcttcaaggtggttctgtgcctgcgggccccaaagtggggggtaggagggtgtataataatcctatcttaagcagaacgttgttaagtgtctgcactatagccaggcactggtgcaaagggccgtatttttcctggcaactcgtgggattcagattatacacacgattttaaaattttcatcctgtattggataccccgcttcatgcgtcgatatgaaggtgcagaggttcttgtgtgtgatggaaatatgtgtggaattctttgatagaaatgctttctattaaggttgcacagataaatctgcagcacaaaagaaccgctacacttaacttatgtcgtttaatccttaatggaactgcatcaatcgccttggtccaagaaccctatttccgaaatggaactttttacttagggaatttgctcaaaccaaactttactgtgttcagtgtaattggaatgactaatgtcCGAATAAttcctcgtgcatgtatattgataaacaattctttaaatgcaacacttatacccaatctaacaacaagagacatttgcgtcgttcaggtttcgctgcctgataggaaatacgtctactgttcagcatactcaccatatgaacaatcatcccctacggatgatttaaaaaatgtcatttcattctgtgaatcacaaaatatacctcttgtaattggctgtgatgccaatgcccatcattttgtatggggtagctcagatatcaatctgagaggcttaaatttaatggaatatttaagcagcactgatttagaaattctaaatgtaggaaataaaccaacttttgttaggtgtgacagagaagaggtgattgacatcacactttgttctagaacaatttctcaggaaatttcaaattggcatgtgcctaacgaagaatcgatttctgacc
This sequence is a window from Uranotaenia lowii strain MFRU-FL chromosome 3, ASM2978415v1, whole genome shotgun sequence. Protein-coding genes within it:
- the LOC129753451 gene encoding gustatory receptor for sugar taste 64a-like, giving the protein MAKFNMSMVSAFVAFQLFGIFPVMGIRKRDPLDLRFKWTSFRTIFSLLIITVGIVMFYIELERLDKVGANAINTIGIVFYGTTVISMFLMINLARKWRPLAVRWELYDRSLVNERLVSGTQLSSIVRLLTAIFIIAGFFEHLLAKTSDGVSQYEEAVYCHWDVSNFLRYFANRHYSFVPKTMRFNIFILLFFEFCNLALTMTWTCVDLTIILVSVSLSVYFQRFNTKLDLFHGGISIVGEQFWIEIRKQYLLICNLVEASSNLLAPLVIFSCGTNLYLICFHLVTISWRAQNIPKLIKNWYSLVYMIFKTVAVLYSAAMVNETSKCSLRMLLRVPNAGWCLELDRFTNQLRTQQVALSGMGFFSLTKQTMLAMAGTVITYELVMLKVTEDTEGIGYVPPCSKLAFSKDY